Proteins from a single region of Ischnura elegans chromosome 2, ioIscEleg1.1, whole genome shotgun sequence:
- the LOC124153529 gene encoding jerky protein homolog-like, with protein MEAAIGSKRKRKTLSLQQKVELLKKLDRGVSVLKLREEYGVGQSTIYDIKGQREKLLQFVSESDSLAGISKRRNIRGPSNNEVDKVVYEWFRQRRSEGVPISGGIIMEKAKYFHKELQITSPCEYTTGWLQKFKQRHGIRYLKVTGEKLSADHDAAEDYVNELAKLVDEHNLSPDQIYNMDETGLFWRCLPRNTFVCRDEKTASGAKESMERVTIAACSNAAGSHKCKLMVIGKSAKPRVFKGIHQFPVIYRANKRAWITQELFKEWFHTNFVKEVRKNFKALGLPENAKILLLLDNCPAHPPAETLVEENVIVSFLPPNCTALIQPLDQGIINSLKCHYRSEVMKNIINRDTAFSYEEFKKEFTLKNAVWCIAEAWDKVTPQVLKRCWSNLLPDFQNRCEETDDIPEFDGFQGPSNDPVSHFINFVKELDADISDEDLKEWNACDNNAPVYQSLTDGEIMDAVTGSTVDEDVTDSDCSSDEEKITTSDAITYAEKLIKYLEQRPSSSNDMEVLHMHRLKNNLIQERRSRWKQVKLTDLMKNAPTTKCADVAATDTACHSTHGK; from the coding sequence ATGGAAGCAGCGAtcggatccaagagaaagaggaaaactcTCTCCCTTCAACAAAAAGtggagttattgaaaaaattggatcgagGTGTTAGTGTGTTAAAGCTTCGTGAGGAGTATGGTGTCGGGCAATCGACCATTTATGACATTAAGGGACAGAGAGAAAAACTTTTGCAGTTCGTTTCGGAGTCTGACTCGTTGGCCGGAATttccaaaagaagaaatatacggGGGCCGAGTAACAATGAAGTGGATAAGGTGGTATACGAATGGTTCCGGCAGCGACGAAGTGAAGGAGTTCCAATTTCCGgaggaataataatggaaaaagctaaatatttccaCAAGGAATTACAAATCACGTCACCGTGCGAATATACGACAGGGTGGCTACAAAAATTTAAACAGCGCCATGGCATTCGATATCTGAAGGTTACCGGAGAAAAACTGTCAGCAGATCACGATGCTGCGGAAGATTACGTCAATGAGCTGGCAAAGTTGGTGGATGAACATAATCTTTCACCGGATCAGATTTACAACATGGACGAGACTGGATTGTTCTGGCGCTGTCTTCCCCGAAATACGTTCGTTTGCCGCGATGAAAAGACTGCGAGCGGAGCGAAAGAATCAATGGAAAGGGTCACCATCGCAGCCTGTTCCAATGCTGCCGGGAGCCATAAATGCAAGCTCATGGTCATCGGTAAAAGTGCAAAACCACGCGTATTTAAGGGTATACACCAGTTTCCTGTGATTTACAGAGCCAATAAGCGAGCTTGGATTACGcaagaattatttaaggaatggtTTCATACTAACTTTGTCAAAGAGGtccgaaaaaatttcaaggctcttggactgcctgaaaatgcaaaaattttattgttgttggACAACTGCCCTGCTCATCCTCCAGCAGAAACTCTCGTCGAGGAGAATGTTATAGTGTCTTTTTTGCCGCCGAACTGTACTGCTCTAATCCAGCCACTTGATCAGGGGATAATAAATAGCCTTAAGTGTCACTATCGaagtgaagttatgaaaaatatcatcaaccgTGACACTGCTTTCTCCTATGAAGAATTTAAGAAGGAATTTACCCTTAAAAATGCAGTATGGTGTATTGCCGAAGCGTGGGATAAGGTTactccccaggttttgaaaagATGTTGGAGTAATTTGCTGCCGGATTTTCAAAACCGCTGTGAGGAAACTGACGACATACCAGAATTTGATGGCTTCCAGGGTCCGTCGAATGATCccgtttctcattttataaattttgtgaaagagcTGGATGCCGACATAAGTGATGAAGATCTAAAAGAATGGAATGCCTGCGACAATAATGCCCCAGTGTACCAAAGCTTGACCGATGGAGAGATAATGGATGCAGTCACGGGTTCGACAGTTGATGAAGACGTGACCGACAGTGACTGCAGCTCTGATGAGGAGAAAATTACTACGTCGGACGCAATCACTTATGCAGAAAAACTCATAAAGTACTTGGAGCAGAGGCCCTCTTCTTCCAACGATATGGAGGTATTACACATGCATaggttgaaaaacaatttaatacaagAGAGACGCAGCCGCTGGAAACAGGTCAAACTTACCGACCTCATGAAGAACGCACCAACAACCAAGTGCGCGGATGTTGCTGCCACAGATACTGCGTGCCACTCCACCCATggcaaataa